In one Methylocaldum szegediense genomic region, the following are encoded:
- a CDS encoding polysaccharide biosynthesis/export family protein — protein MSASSTVGSLLGKSDAMAAVLVLWLVVFLSGCALTPGMDMKRGSDVSDAVVPVMKDGKLVKEKVKIVPITADLIIERENARLQDARTLTLPNSEPEPYRVGPHDRLLITVWDHPELNDPGGEDIPPELAGKVVLDDGTIFYPYVGTVHVAGKTVAEIRDMLTEALSKYFKKVKLDVRVLAFQAHKVTVVGEVKYPGVQSIVDSPLNVAEAISRAGGVTAEADLSHVTLARGDKLYPINLQALYEQGDNGQNLQLKAGDVLHVPDRYHAKVFVTGEVGRQQALQIHKGRMTLAQALSESNGIDFNTSNAEEIYVIRAGQAKPEIFQLNGKSPDAMILAEQFSLQPHDIVFVGTAGVTQWSRVLNQLLPSSFSQVMTRGAFYGGF, from the coding sequence ATGAGCGCATCGTCAACCGTGGGTTCGTTGCTTGGAAAATCGGATGCCATGGCCGCGGTCTTGGTGTTGTGGCTGGTTGTTTTTCTTTCCGGCTGCGCGCTGACGCCGGGCATGGATATGAAACGGGGCAGCGATGTCTCGGATGCGGTTGTGCCGGTAATGAAGGACGGCAAGCTAGTCAAGGAGAAAGTGAAGATCGTTCCGATCACCGCCGATTTGATCATCGAGCGGGAAAACGCCAGGCTGCAGGACGCCCGCACGCTCACGCTGCCGAACTCGGAACCGGAGCCTTACCGGGTCGGGCCGCATGATCGGCTGCTGATCACGGTTTGGGACCATCCCGAGCTGAACGATCCGGGCGGTGAGGATATTCCGCCCGAACTGGCGGGCAAGGTCGTTCTCGATGATGGGACGATCTTCTATCCCTACGTGGGCACCGTTCACGTGGCGGGCAAGACCGTTGCGGAGATCAGGGACATGCTGACCGAGGCACTTTCCAAATACTTCAAGAAGGTCAAGCTGGACGTACGCGTGCTCGCGTTTCAGGCCCACAAAGTCACCGTGGTGGGCGAAGTTAAGTATCCCGGTGTCCAGTCGATCGTGGATTCGCCGCTCAATGTCGCGGAAGCCATCAGCCGTGCGGGCGGCGTGACGGCAGAGGCTGATCTGAGCCATGTGACGCTGGCGCGCGGGGACAAACTCTATCCGATCAATCTCCAAGCGCTCTATGAACAGGGCGATAACGGCCAAAACCTGCAACTTAAGGCCGGCGACGTGCTGCATGTGCCCGATCGCTATCACGCCAAGGTCTTCGTCACCGGCGAAGTGGGCCGGCAGCAGGCGCTGCAAATCCACAAGGGCAGGATGACGCTCGCTCAGGCCTTGTCGGAATCCAACGGAATCGACTTCAACACGTCGAACGCGGAGGAAATCTACGTCATTCGCGCCGGACAGGCCAAGCCGGAAATTTTCCAGCTCAACGGGAAATCGCCCGACGCCATGATTCTGGCGGAACAGTTTTCCTTGCAGCCGCACGACATTGTTTTCGTCGGCACGGCAGGCGTTACCCAGTGGTCGAGGGTACTGAACCAGCTCCTGCCGTCGTCGTTCAGCCAGGTCATGACGCGAGGCGCGTTCTATGGGGGGTTCTGA
- a CDS encoding undecaprenyl-phosphate glucose phosphotransferase: MPLGFGLVFRGLYKQYGHTVIVLLRFLDIAMLLAAAWVAFYFWHRTPVIDPDHRVVIAIGILGAIFFFEIGQIYRPWRNDAMRGEIARILRAWIFTLISVVCIVALVRLHVWLGSSYRWIATWGVLGFAFVVLARAVLSRVLRILRARGWQQGRIVMVGLNEMAIAASRQLNESPWAGLQVVGYVDDRSEPRGLVGAVSLPRLGGLKDLASLVTREAIDEVWVAFPFKGEARAEQVLHELRHLPVSIRLVIDCFAFKMSKFLNLNEVAGIPTLDISVSPLHGINRYIKEIEDRLLALILLILASPLMLLIAIGVKLSSPGPVFYRQERVGWNNRKFIMLKFRSMPVDAEAKTGPVWAKPGENRATPFGAFLRRTSLDELPQLINVLKGEMSLVGPRPERPDFVEVFKDQVPNYMKKHMVKAGITGWAQVNGWRGDTDLVKRIEHDLYYIQNWSVWFDLEIALRTIVSGFVNKNAY, translated from the coding sequence ATGCCACTCGGTTTTGGACTCGTATTTAGGGGACTTTACAAACAGTATGGCCACACGGTGATCGTGCTGTTGCGGTTTCTCGACATTGCGATGTTGCTAGCCGCGGCTTGGGTCGCCTTTTATTTCTGGCATCGAACACCGGTCATCGACCCGGACCACAGGGTCGTGATCGCGATAGGCATTCTGGGAGCCATCTTTTTCTTCGAAATCGGGCAGATTTATCGTCCCTGGCGGAACGATGCGATGCGCGGGGAAATCGCCCGTATTCTGCGCGCCTGGATATTCACCCTGATTTCGGTTGTTTGCATTGTTGCCTTAGTCCGTCTCCATGTCTGGCTCGGTTCCAGCTATCGCTGGATTGCAACCTGGGGCGTGCTGGGTTTTGCCTTCGTGGTCCTCGCGCGCGCCGTGCTTTCGCGCGTACTTCGAATCTTGCGGGCGCGTGGCTGGCAGCAGGGCCGGATTGTGATGGTCGGGCTGAACGAGATGGCGATTGCCGCGAGCCGCCAATTGAACGAATCCCCCTGGGCCGGTCTGCAGGTGGTTGGCTATGTCGACGATCGTTCGGAACCCAGGGGATTGGTCGGAGCAGTGTCGCTGCCGCGGCTGGGCGGGCTGAAGGATCTGGCCTCCTTGGTGACCCGGGAGGCTATCGATGAAGTCTGGGTAGCGTTTCCGTTCAAGGGCGAGGCGCGCGCGGAGCAGGTTCTTCACGAGTTGCGCCATTTGCCGGTCAGCATTCGGCTGGTGATCGACTGCTTCGCCTTCAAGATGAGCAAGTTCCTCAATCTGAACGAAGTCGCCGGCATACCGACCCTCGATATTTCAGTCTCGCCTCTGCACGGCATCAATCGCTACATCAAGGAAATCGAAGACCGTTTGCTCGCGCTGATCCTTTTGATCCTGGCAAGCCCGCTGATGCTGCTGATCGCCATCGGGGTGAAGCTCAGCTCGCCGGGCCCGGTGTTCTACCGGCAGGAGCGGGTAGGTTGGAACAATCGCAAGTTCATCATGCTGAAGTTCCGGTCCATGCCGGTGGATGCGGAGGCGAAGACCGGTCCGGTCTGGGCCAAGCCCGGGGAGAATCGGGCAACGCCGTTCGGGGCGTTCCTGCGCAGGACCAGCTTGGACGAACTTCCACAGCTTATCAACGTGCTCAAAGGCGAAATGTCGCTGGTGGGTCCTCGCCCTGAACGTCCGGATTTTGTGGAAGTGTTCAAGGATCAGGTGCCGAACTACATGAAGAAGCACATGGTGAAGGCCGGCATCACCGGTTGGGCTCAGGTGAACGGCTGGCGTGGTGACACCGATCTCGTCAAGCGCATCGAGCACGATCTTTATTACATCCAAAACTGGTCGGTGTGGTTCGACCTGGAAATCGCCTTACGAACCATCGTGTCCGGCTTCGTCAACAAGAACGCCTATTAA
- a CDS encoding REP-associated tyrosine transposase → MSDYRRLYLPGGTYFFTVVTHGRQPLFADDQNIEKLRSAFRYVNPRRPFEMIAAVVLPDHLHCLWQLPVADTDFSTRWQMIKTDFSRHVPARLNKDGSKNLWQPRYWEHCSIRDDEDFGRHLDYIHYNPVKHGLASASLEWKFSSFRRFVRTGWYDAAWGGSEPENIRGMEFE, encoded by the coding sequence ATGAGCGATTATCGGCGGCTCTATCTCCCCGGCGGGACCTACTTTTTTACCGTCGTAACTCATGGACGGCAACCGTTATTCGCCGATGACCAAAACATCGAAAAGCTGCGCTCGGCATTCCGCTATGTAAACCCTCGCCGCCCTTTCGAAATGATTGCCGCCGTGGTTTTGCCGGATCATCTGCATTGCCTTTGGCAATTGCCAGTTGCGGATACCGACTTTTCCACACGCTGGCAAATGATCAAAACCGATTTTTCACGGCATGTACCGGCTCGGCTGAACAAGGATGGTTCGAAAAACCTATGGCAACCCCGCTATTGGGAACATTGCAGCATACGGGATGACGAGGATTTCGGGCGGCATCTTGATTACATCCATTACAATCCGGTCAAGCACGGGCTTGCATCGGCGTCGCTCGAATGGAAATTCAGTTCGTTCAGACGATTCGTAAGGACAGGGTGGTACGATGCGGCTTGGGGTGGGAGCGAGCCCGAGAACATTCGCGGGATGGAGTTCGAATAG